In the genome of Sebastes fasciatus isolate fSebFas1 chromosome 23, fSebFas1.pri, whole genome shotgun sequence, the window ACAGGTAGGCttctactggcatcatatgaaactagaaatggAGGAatcaaggaatccattggtaccaaccatgtcatgttagcttgtcgggaagaacgcaaaaataacgctacgaagtgacgttaaattttggtgaggaaaaactggcacgatCATaatcaaaggagtcccttgacctctgacctcaagatatgtgaatgaaaatgggttctatggtacccatgagtctcccctttacagatatgcccactttatgataatcacatgcagtttttttaatgcattacaactgtgttattttcacctattctaaaaatggcgtattttaatatttctgcattctggggtccctaaactgtcttgaattacataaattgggtatcactgtaaagctgagactcttgtggatccaatgaaaccaactgtattcatgtgtgatgatcaACTGACGCACGCATGatgtccccatagtagccatttcattgtagtgagaccattgtTTGAAACTTGACTTCACTGTATAAagtgacctgtggtgacctctaggataatcacagcctcatgaaactttacaaccacaatctatagacctagagcattcagaggacggatggcTTTTCTCattagattgacaataagggtgtttctgaacagtttccagaacagaagttctcgccatccaatcgccaaaaactGCAATTCTAgtagaaatctccaaatgtcaaaagtttttgataccaaatcacagcatggctttttctatggtgttcctcgaggtcttggtgtcttaatgtggtattttggagggattattgatcattttattttatcaatttgaatggtaaaaaatggttaaatttagcaccaaatctgtgtaacaaatggtatcaacctaaaaattgctgcaacaatttatgagacataatagagcatggggacgaccatcatatacttctattatAATGTTCTTAGTTCTTAtatactttcacaatttattaattcatttttatttcttattattgactagaataacttgacacagtgctgagctgcatctcaaattgatcttcaggtttccagctttcagatgatgtacaccacttctcaTGCTGactcaaaaaacattttcagctTTGCCTCAGTAAAATGGTTCTAAAAGTCTGATTACAATCTGTTTTGACATACAgtaactacaatataatatttatacaaTATAAGATTTTTATATAATAACTCATATCATATTCTATATGAAAACTCCCCCCACCTGTGTGTCAGATTCGATCCAGATTTCGTCTGCAACACCTCGGACAGAAGAGGGCGCTACTCATACCGAGCCCAACCATCTGTGTGCCGCTGGAATCTGGCTCGCCTGGCGGAGGCGCTGGGCTCTGAGCTGGATGCAGCCCAGGCGGGGGCTGTCCTGGATGAATTCGCACCCACATACGAAGCCTTCTACCTGAGCATCATGAGGAAAAAGCTAGGCCTTGTGAGAAAAGAAGAGGCAGAGGACAGCGAGCTCATATCAGACCTACTGCGCGTCATGCACAACACTGGTACAAAGACAGAAAATTAGAAAGAttaatgttgacattttggTAATGTTGTGTGACTATAATCTATGAAAATGTGATATGCTTGCAGTCTTGTCATAACATAATGTGCTTCCAGGTGCAGATTTCACCAACACCTTCCGCCTGCTGAGCCGCGTCCCCTGGCCAGAGGAGGGCGACAGTGAGAGGGCCACAGTGGGGCCAGTAGTGGACCTCATCCTAGAGCAGTGTGCCTCTATTGAGGAGCTAAAGGTGGCTAATAAGCCAACTATGGAGGACCGGTGAGGGAGTGTATGGTGGATACAAGTGTGTTCCTTCACAAAGCAGCTACTGTATAACAAGAGGGAACATAtaggcccaattccaaaccatcccctacaccctctccctacccatttatatatatatacatatatttcttattttttacccctatcagcagctataaccccatcatttattatatattcaactgtgcaatactgattTAACAGTGCAATAATTTAGTGCATTAATTCAgatgtgcaataatctggtttactccggcattaacactgcatttatttatacagtacatttaaactaatattcatatttatttatactattcttgcattttttcataattaatgatagatcagcattattatttgcactgtttttatacatatttcttatttattagggctgtcattcgattaaaatattcaatcacaattaatcgcctgattgtccagagttaatCGTGATCAATcaaaaattaatcacacattggcagagaattttgacaaattttacttgggcgctacccacataatcagctgtgctgctcatcccacaaatgcatgatccttacaatctggacatcattgtgaaggtaaataaacaggctttccaaccatgtaaaatacaatgccaattagcattgtaacagcAGCGAAATAAtggagtgtatatatatatatatttctgttttagatTCGTAGTAAAATGTAACTCTATTTCctccccggggatcaataaagtatttctgattctgatatttatttccttgccgGGGGGTTGGAAGTTTGTCCTTAAGTGACTGCTGTATTTATTACcctacaccttaaagaagggtgcttcattgagctgCGAGCGTTACTACAAATGGAGTTCACTCCGTCATGGAGTGGGAGGGTGTAAGGACCAAATTTAAATTGGGCCATAGTCTCTAGCTGCCCCACCATATACTCCTAATGAATGTGTATTTATCCTATAGCTGagcagagcactgctttcaaaTGACTGAATCTCTCTCGTCCTctaatttgtttttccttttacatGCAAGCATTTTGGGGGAAAAGCTTACCAAGACAATATGTaagttaaatgtgtgtttcGGTAGGATTTATGTTGAGACAGTAGCAGGTGTACGTGGAACATCATGTATGACTAGAGCTCGATTTGTGGTCACTTACCTCTTCTCCCGTTCTAGTGAATTGGCGATGATTCTGTCCATGGCACAAACCAACCCGGTCATGTTTGGGATGGTGGCAGACCAACCAGCTGTGTCCCAGCAGCTGGAACAGATGGGACGGCTAAAGGAGCTGCTGGAGACGGATCAGAACGAGCTTAAGAAAAAGCAGCGCGATGACTGGATTCGCTGGGTTAGCCGATACAGGTAAGAAGAAAAAGgcgaaaacaaaaataattgctGCTTTAAACATTGTCTCTGCTGgtaatttgttttcttttcaaccctgtttattgtttttataaatcaTATATTAGATTTCCATAACGGATAAATACATTTCCCCATTTTCTCTTGTGCTGAAATACCAGGAGGCGTTTAGCCAGGGAGTCTGACGGCACAAGTGACTTGTCTCTCATCAAAAAGGAAAGGCTCGGTGTGATGAACAGCACCAACCCTCATGTCGTCCTACGCAACTACATCGCCCAGAATGCAATTCAGGCTGCAGAAAAGGGAGACTTCTCTGAGGTCAGGACTCTTTCagagattatctgtctcatgtaatactgtcaggatatagtgacagtttgagcaaatatgataaaaagttatatttataaaagttaactgcacctttaatggaCTGAGTTGTCTCAGTGGAGTTTGTGAATAGTTTgaaaaagtttgtttttgatgATGATTTAATGCAATTTAAATCCTTTGGATCAATAGAAGTCATCCTACCTGTACCTTGTCCTGCAGGTCAACACAGTCCTCAAAGTTCTGGAGGAACCATATTCTGATGCATTTGGGTTGGAGCCTTTGGATGGACCTAATGCATGTGGTGAAAAGGAGCAGAACGGGAGGGAACTCTCCTATAATAGGAAACCTCCCACCTGGGCACAGAGGATTTGTATCACCTGATCATCGTAGAGGCTCACAGACAGGTGAAGGAGAGAGGTCTGTTTCCACCGGTGGACCACTATAGGCTTCAGTTTTCAgagcaaacacatttttcagtAGTGTTGCTGTTGCTACTCTTGCTGTTCTCCAATTCCACCTCAgactttctttccttcttcctgAAAGGAGGATGTCATGTAACTCAGAGTGTTCCAGTGTTCATCAGTATAATCATAGATCAATGTTTGTGTGATCATGATGCTTTTATTGCAGCGTTTAGAGCTGTTGATGCATAATATAtagacagttttcctaaagCTCAATTTGACCAAATTTGACAGATTGGTCACCCCTACGttgcaacccgttctcactcccaatttGTCAAATACCGCAGCTTGATCACAGCGGCCCTCGGCGTCAGATACAGATGCTGTCAACTAacttcaatgtaaacccacccacatCATTATCAGACAGTCAGAGCAGCTGACGTAGGCCTTAACACATCAGGGGCATGaggaataaacaacacaaaaaggtGAAATACTCTCCTGCGAATGTTATATGTCTacggcttttattgtgaaaggtaagaacggaaggagtggatttggtctgcgctgccttgtCAAGGTTGAACGGAGTAATACAATTTGTAATTGTAATAAGTTTGaggcgtagggccactgaccaagcctcgtatttgacgagttgggagtgagaaggtTTTGCTAAAGTAGTCGATGAATTTGCTGATGAAGTATGACGGCTCAGATGTCCAGTCACACAATGACCTGTCTGGGTCTGAAACACAGGAACACACTGACATCAATTATTTACAGATAGTGGACTTAAAAGgtcaaaatattaataatcaaatatgagcaaaatgatTAGTTTCTTAAAGCTACTTTATATAGAATAAATAGAATGATTGTTGGTATTTTGTTTCTCAAATTTCGAAATAAAAGATTACGCATTGTTTGTCATAAAGTGTGTTAATTAAATGTTATACATACGAGGCATTAGCTCCGTATCTTAAAGGACCTGGAAACATCAGTTTCTTGCCAAACTTGGaacagtgttttgtgtttttttaacatgagGATATCtgaatacatgttttatttttgctggTTTGAAGTGGCCAGGGCCTAATTAGAAAaaggtgatgtcacaaattCCCGTGCAACGTTTAAATCAAATGTATAGCACTGTGGTTGTTaagcgattaatttaatatttattcatttcaattGCATAAACTGCCAGTATAGAGACATGTAAACTCAGCGTGTGCTTTAATCcccacacataaaaacaaacacaaataaaacacattctAACCGCCCTTTTGAGGACATATGTTGGACAAGAGAACGTCAATCATATTCTTAATAATGGGGCGTTGTGGGTGGAGGTTGTGCGGCAGGTGGTGGGCCAGAACCATCTCCCAGGCATCGATCAGATGAACATTCAGTCCTTTGAACACGGCTCTGAGCACCGTGTTACCCTGCAGCGAAAACCAGTCGCTGTTGGTCTGAAAAGACGATGAATCTTTGGGGTTCCCGATCCGGATGACGACCAGCGTTCCTGGAGCCCTGTCCAGCAGCCGCACCACCGCCCTGCGGATGCTCTGCAGCCTCCGGATGTAGATCTCCATGGGGTAAGTGCAGAAGTGAGCCCAGATGCCAAAAACTACAACAGTGTTGGTGCCTCCGATTAAGCCATCTAGTTCATTGGCAATGTAACGAAGCTCGCTGGTTGAGACCCTGtcaaaaaagagaggaggaccATGGCAGCGGAATGTCAACAAGATGTTGTTTGCATAGTCCAAGGCCATGAAAGGTCCAACATTCTTCAGGCTGTGCAGGTCAAACTCCTTCAGATCTAGAAGTGTTACAGAGGTAACAGAATGAGCTGCAGTGGGCACAAAATCAAACGGTTGCTTGAAATCCCTGTGGATCAGCTACCTGGTAGAGCTGGGATGAGGAATTCATACCACTGCCTGATAGTCGAGTCTCCATACAGGTGGACCTCCTTTCCTTTCAGACACTGACTGATGGCATAGGGGGTGTTGAATTGGTGAACTGTGGTGCCATTTAGTGCTCGCCACACATCCTGGTAGTAATAACCAGAAGGTCCAGATGTCACAATGCTGCTCTGCACCTTTGGTTGACCTGAGAGGAAGTTAAAGGATGAAGGTGGAGTTATTTAAGGTTTGTTATTGTCGACAAATTCCACTAAAGGACCAAATCCAAGGGCCTTCCCTAACCTGATCCTAATCTGTGGCACTCAGCCTCAAGTCAATTCGTTACTAGGGTCCTAGCGCTCTTCTCAAATTGGGCTGAATACATTTCTAGACAGGTCAATGCTACGTTGTTTACAAATGAGTTTTTCCTGAATGTTTTACCTTAATTTTCTGAAGCACATTCAGAAGGCGATTATTTTTATAGGCAGTAGTAAAAATTATGCTTTACCTTCCGTTTTTTGCAACACGGTGACACTGGCAGGTCCTGTAGCCCGAATGGAGACTTTCATGTTGACACCACTGAAGAAAAAGCACACATAATAAAATATCTCTCACACATATTACAACACTAACAACTTAAATacaagaaaatctgaaaaatctGAAATCAGGTTAAAACTAGAAGAGTCTAGCCAGCCTATTCTCATTTCCAAGGTTTTGTGACGGCCGTTGGTGTTCGGTACCGCCACAcccggcaccctttagcaccggtatgaaacgcactggacgttccattaactataatgtaaactaatccacggcaacagtaaacgtcCCACAAAGGAGATACATAGGTAACACTCGCTGCATGTATTAATTAAAAGTCAAACAAAATGCCCCCTCACCCTCGAAAGAGCTTCTCCTCCTGGGCCTTAAGGTTGAGTCTGTATCCTCCCCTGACGTGGTCAACCCTGGCATCACAGCTCAGCTTCTTTGGCTTGTAGCAGAACCAAGGCTCGCCTGTACGGACGTCAGCGTAGTTGCACAGCGGCTGCTGGGTTGGACGTAGGCAGACGTTACAGACGGTAGTTTCAGAGAGTGAGCCTGAGCGGAAGAGGCTGTTGAAGTACATCCTGTCAGGCTGTTCGCTGTTCAGCCTGTTCAGCACTGTGATGGCCTCACAAGGATGAACCAGCGTCACCTGATTGGATAGAGAACCACAGTTTTCACAGTCCAGTCATGTTCAGTCATGTCAATACAGACAAATAAAATGAGTACTACTTGAAGATCCACACTTTGACACATTTATAAAGATTCACTTCTTCGTAGACCAGATTGATCTCAGATGTCAATCGCTGGAGAGTTAGTTAGAGTTGCTAGGGACAGTTTGCAGCCAACAAAACCTACAATCGGTGGCAAGAAATGAGAACCTGCTTTTTGTTTGAAATGTAAAAGTCTCATTGTTTCTCAAATGACTGACAGTTTTGAGTGGTAAATCTGCCACCGTTATCATTACAAACTGCAACAGTGCCGCGTGAGAAGTGAAAGTTAACAGGCGTAGCACCAGTAACTAAGGGGGACGGGACTTAGTGAATAATCAGAAGATTTAAGACACCTGCAGTTAACATGATCACCTCAACCAGCGCATCTCCTTCCCAGAGTAAAGAGAATACAGCAGAGTAACTCCCATTGAGATGATCCACCACTTGTCCAACCACACCTGCATCAAGCTTCCGGTTGTGCAGCTTGGTGAGTAAGAAGTCCCCCCCAAACTTCTTGGGACGGCCCTGGAAGTCAGACATCTGTATGATAACCTCCAGCTGATCCCCTACGTGCCACTGTCCTCCTCCCCTCGCTGGGAGAATGGTGAAGGTGCTGTGAGCTGGATCGCTGGTCTGCTCCAGGGAAGCAGGAGCTGTTAAAGGTGGAGTTTCAGGCCAAGCAATGGAGTCTAGTAGGAAGCGTTCCTCTAGAGCCTCCTCACGGGACAGTGGTTGGAAATTGCAGAAGCTGCGATTCATGTCAGGGTCAGTGGAAACTCTTGGGACGATGATGGGGGATTTCACTTTATGCTGACACTGGCAGAGAGATGGTGACAAACATGCATCAGACAAATGCACTGAAAGCAAATTAACCAAATAAAGCAAAAGGGACTGAGAAGGAAGATTTTTCCCATCCCAAAGCTCAAATTGACTTTGGGGTGTTGATAAGAACTGTTGATCTGTTAGCTGCAGGAATTTCTACCTTTCTCAACTTCCCCTGTGGCCCTTACTCTGTTGTTAACTTTGATCCatggaaaaaacacatttgcacaaAATCAAAGTCAAATGGTCAAGGTTTTCAAAGTGTCCACTGAAATTcatattttgggatattttacatcattggcGCAGAAGCACTATGGAGGCTGTTTCACACCTGATGGTTTGACATGACAGAGGAAGATTTTAATGGCTGAAAAATGCATTTGATGCATACCAATTGGATTGAACCACACTTCAGGTACAAAAGGGACACTTTGTTTTCAAAAATTGCATTGATAAGAGAATCCAAATAAAAGCCATTGAAcctcttatggtacgtgtccacagcctctgtCCTTTCCATGctttccattcattgtctatgtaagcagccgtgcaatgcattctagTAGCGTGGCTACACGATTCAAGAGACAAGGCATCACGTTGGCCGGTCCTCATTTGTTTATAGTTGAgatctaggctactttatgcaaaccAGGGGCATCCGGTGCAattcgccgcctctggaaactcccaagAGACTTTAAAACTAAGTGTTGTccatccaaaataaagacagatttagcaactgcatggcttatttctcgcataaaatgtttttagaaacacatttcggaaaactattttcatgatataagagaagaaagtttccaaatgagctgccatgttggttccggtttgaaagctcgGAGCAACAGCCCTCGAGGGAAAccattcgtccaatcaggtgcctagtgtctagtggcagcctgTCAAGCGTCCattgctgggaagcgaggcgatcccttgcgataaaaacgcccctgtggacattttggggaatctttttaaaaactgtACATTTGTAACTCATTTGTTTAGGTCTTCAGTGAGAACAAATGAGAACAACATTAATGGTTTTGGTCTAAGGCATAGAATAATGCGAGCCTAGctagaggagctgctgctgtcaccagGTCAAGGTGCAGCATTGAGAGGGTAAATACAATTTAACTGCATTTATTTGAAATGAAagaacattactgttgctgagCCACGTTGCATTTGAAAATATCCTGAAACTTGactaatattaaacatttcCAACAGGGTCCACCCTTCAAGCAGACCCTCTAAAACCAAGTTCTCACCTCCAGAACATCCATGTTACGTAGCACATAGATCGAGACAAAGAGAGCCAGAAAGAGGAAGATGACTCCGTACTCCATTCTTATACAAGCTCTGGCCTTCATGATAGTCTTGATCTATGGCTGCAGCAGGCTGTGACCACTTCCTCTGGTACTGGATTAAAGAAgagaattattaaaaaataaaaaacaaaaaacataggGGTTACTGCTAAAAACTTGAAATTCCTTTGATTAATCAACCATCAACCAAAGAAAGCAGCTTC includes:
- the LOC141761860 gene encoding NXPE family member 3-like; the encoded protein is MNRSFCNFQPLSREEALEERFLLDSIAWPETPPLTAPASLEQTSDPAHSTFTILPARGGGQWHVGDQLEVIIQMSDFQGRPKKFGGDFLLTKLHNRKLDAGVVGQVVDHLNGSYSAVFSLLWEGDALVEVTLVHPCEAITVLNRLNSEQPDRMYFNSLFRSGSLSETTVCNVCLRPTQQPLCNYADVRTGEPWFCYKPKKLSCDARVDHVRGGYRLNLKAQEEKLFRGGVNMKVSIRATGPASVTVLQKTEGQPKVQSSIVTSGPSGYYYQDVWRALNGTTVHQFNTPYAISQCLKGKEVHLYGDSTIRQWYEFLIPALPDLKEFDLHSLKNVGPFMALDYANNILLTFRCHGPPLFFDRVSTSELRYIANELDGLIGGTNTVVVFGIWAHFCTYPMEIYIRRLQSIRRAVVRLLDRAPGTLVVIRIGNPKDSSSFQTNSDWFSLQGNTVLRAVFKGLNVHLIDAWEMVLAHHLPHNLHPQRPIIKNMIDVLLSNICPQKGG